A genomic region of Mesorhizobium sp. NZP2077 contains the following coding sequences:
- a CDS encoding helix-turn-helix domain-containing protein — MHAYTASRISLPSHSVQPSVPDAFDPAPLQPISFFSAGSEIYAQGEKAGAFYQVEFGAVRIYRLLADGRRQISAFHLAGETFGFEADTTHHFFAEAISATGVRVFRLAAADMSRQLLPLALKGLTRAQEHLLVLGRQNAIERVAAFLVDMAERQGGLRQVELPMSRMDIGDYLGLTIETVSRVFTRLKDKGVIRLLNLRSIEIVKHDALHCMSE, encoded by the coding sequence ATGCACGCCTACACCGCCTCCAGGATTTCATTGCCGTCGCATTCTGTGCAACCAAGCGTGCCGGACGCATTCGACCCGGCGCCGCTGCAGCCGATCAGCTTTTTTTCGGCCGGCTCGGAAATTTATGCCCAGGGCGAGAAGGCCGGGGCCTTCTACCAGGTCGAGTTCGGTGCCGTGCGCATCTACCGGCTGCTCGCCGACGGTCGCCGGCAGATAAGCGCCTTCCACCTCGCCGGTGAGACCTTCGGCTTCGAAGCCGACACGACGCATCATTTCTTCGCCGAAGCGATCAGTGCCACCGGCGTCCGCGTCTTTCGCCTGGCTGCCGCGGACATGTCCCGTCAGTTGCTGCCGTTGGCGCTCAAGGGCCTGACACGCGCGCAGGAACACCTCCTGGTCCTCGGTCGCCAGAACGCCATCGAACGTGTCGCCGCCTTCCTGGTCGACATGGCGGAGCGGCAAGGTGGATTGCGGCAGGTCGAGCTGCCAATGTCGCGCATGGATATCGGCGACTATCTCGGCCTCACCATCGAGACCGTGTCGCGGGTCTTCACCCGGCTGAAGGACAAGGGCGTCATCCGCCTCCTCAACCTGCGCAGCATCGAAATCGTCAAGCACGACGCGCTCCACTGCATGAGCGAATGA
- a CDS encoding GNAT family N-acetyltransferase gives MSTNSAITTRTGFRFEVRLARPEDEPTLAEFFTHVTPEDLRFRFLGAVKEVSHERLVAMTRSDDAHIHNFLAFSTDGMLIAVATLASDRADRTGEVAICIRADRKHLGVGWELLAYIAKYAEDLGLEAIESIESRENRAAIEVERDMGFTVTTDPDDATLVLVRRELGARSAA, from the coding sequence ATGTCCACGAACAGCGCAATTACCACACGTACTGGATTTCGTTTCGAAGTACGCCTTGCTCGGCCCGAGGACGAGCCAACCCTGGCGGAGTTCTTCACCCATGTGACTCCGGAAGACCTGCGCTTCCGCTTCCTCGGCGCTGTGAAGGAAGTTTCGCATGAACGGCTGGTGGCGATGACGCGTTCAGACGACGCGCATATCCATAATTTTCTGGCCTTCTCGACCGACGGGATGCTGATCGCCGTTGCGACGCTGGCAAGCGATCGAGCCGACCGAACCGGTGAGGTCGCGATCTGCATTCGCGCGGATCGCAAGCATCTGGGCGTTGGCTGGGAGTTGCTCGCCTATATCGCGAAATATGCCGAAGACCTCGGCCTGGAAGCCATCGAGTCGATCGAGAGCCGTGAGAACCGTGCCGCGATCGAGGTCGAGCGCGACATGGGTTTCACCGTCACGACCGATCCCGACGATGCGACGCTGGTGCTGGTTCGGCGGGAGCTGGGGGCGCGATCAGCCGCTTAG